A DNA window from Candidatus Paceibacterota bacterium contains the following coding sequences:
- the mreC gene encoding rod shape-determining protein MreC: MVKRRKNRKTIIVISAIVLVFLLFFFFEAKTKEYFYLLSSNFQKSIWAISKDFYGFVEKKKELENLRSENAFLLQKIESAKLYEAENRQLRTALSLEMEKEYNLLLSSIVAKKISDDILIIDKGKLDGVSTGMPVVTAEKALVGKIGETYDYFSEVYLASKKDFSFDIIVNEDIFAISKGLGNLKLGIDLIPPSKKPETGEIVLTSGTGGIFPKGLLVGKIETIEKSDTDFYFFGNISPFFKLERNENLFIIDKPIYDF; the protein is encoded by the coding sequence ATGGTCAAGAGAAGAAAAAATAGAAAAACTATTATTGTAATATCGGCAATAGTTTTGGTTTTTCTTCTTTTTTTCTTTTTTGAAGCGAAAACAAAAGAATATTTTTATCTTCTTTCTTCTAATTTTCAAAAATCCATTTGGGCAATAAGTAAAGATTTTTACGGTTTTGTTGAAAAAAAGAAAGAATTGGAAAATCTTAGAAGTGAAAATGCTTTTCTTTTGCAAAAAATAGAAAGCGCCAAACTTTATGAAGCGGAAAATAGGCAATTAAGAACTGCTCTTTCTCTTGAAATGGAAAAAGAGTATAACTTGCTTTTATCAAGTATTGTTGCCAAAAAAATATCAGACGACATACTTATTATCGATAAAGGAAAACTTGACGGAGTTTCAACTGGGATGCCGGTTGTTACGGCAGAAAAAGCGCTGGTTGGAAAAATAGGAGAGACATATGATTATTTTTCAGAAGTTTATCTTGCTTCAAAAAAAGATTTTTCCTTTGATATAATTGTAAATGAAGATATTTTTGCAATTTCAAAAGGACTGGGAAATTTAAAACTTGGAATTGACCTGATTCCTCCTTCCAAAAAACCTGAAACAGGAGAAATCGTTCTAACTAGCGGAACAGGAGGAATTTTTCCAAAAGGACTTTTAGTGGGAAAGATTGAAACAATAGAAAAAAGCGACACTGATTTCTATTTTTTCGGAAACATATCTCCCTTCTTTAAACTGGAAAGAAACGAGAATTTATTTATTATCGACAAGCCCATATATGATTTTTAA